In Rutidosis leptorrhynchoides isolate AG116_Rl617_1_P2 chromosome 6, CSIRO_AGI_Rlap_v1, whole genome shotgun sequence, the DNA window AGGCAAGTCGTCTTTTATGCCCGTTTGCTGGCAGGCCATTTTTTCattatggcaagccgtttgctggatcgtaacttgtctttcaccgttttcgctctagaatcttggttttagctctgtttttgacgattcttgtgcCCACGCGTTCATAAtttaatatcctacaacatgagattaagtaaataaaatttttcaaaatttataaaataagttatCTAAATGCGAGTTAAtcatcttagccggttttgctcgtttttgctcgtttttcatccgttttcagTGGTTcctgaaacatagcctttgtaatgacataatctatcaaatgaagcaaataaatgcttatttagttgataaagtcaattactttatcataaatggggcgaatatcgagggtaaaaacgtgactttttagccgatatcagtgttTACCTAGTCTTGCTTTTATTCCAGCAACGATGTCTCTGTTAGTGACCTCGACTTGTTCGTTGGCCTGTGGGTAGGCCACATAAGTAAATGACTGCTGAATGTCCATGTCTGCACACCAGTCTTTAAATGGATTCTGTGCAAACTGTGTGCCGTTGTCGCTGACTATCTCTCGTGGTAAACCGAAACGACAAACAATGTCCTCCCATACAAAGGTTAAGATTTTCATTCATGTGATCATGCTTAACGGTTTTGCCTCGACCCATTTTGTAAAGTAGTCAATTGCGATGACTAGgaatttaacgttttcgacacctcTTGGGAATAGACCGACTATGTCGATCCCCCATTTGCAGAACGGCCAGGCGGCGTGTATAGGAATCATGTTAAGACGAGGGGATCT includes these proteins:
- the LOC139854770 gene encoding uncharacterized protein, with protein sequence MRPVNRSPRLNMIPIHAAWPFCKWGIDIVGLFPRGVENVKFLVIAIDYFTKWVEDIVCRFGLPREIVSDNGTQFAQNPFKDWCADMDIQQSFTYVAYPQANEQVEVTNRDIVAGIKARLGKH